The following nucleotide sequence is from uncultured Erythrobacter sp..
GTCAGTGAGCGACTGTTCCACGTGGAACATTGTCCGAATCGACGGTTTTAGCTGTTTCCACTCGTGCTTTGCCGAGCGCCCCTTGGGCAAGACGTAGCGCGTCTCCTTTGTGGAGAAGGGTGCGGATAAACGGAGGAGCTTTTCCAGTGGAGCAAAGGCGCGTGCCGAAATGACCCAACTTTCGAAGGGCTTCACCTTCTCGAGCCGCTCGCCAATAACGCGGCAGTTGTTAAGACCGAGCTGATCGACACTGTGTTGGAGGAACTCTACCCGTCGCGCGCGAGATTCCAACAAAACTGTCGGAATGTCAGGGCGCAAGATTGCGATCACAATGCCCGGGAAGCCCGCGCCTGTTCCGAGGTCCAGCCAGGGCCCCGACGTATTGGCAGGTGTTCCACGTGGAACATGCTCAAGCAATTGCGCACTGTCGGCAATATGACGCTGCCAAATCTGCGCTTGGGAAGGCTTGCTGATGAGATTCTGCTTTTGGTTCTCTGCAAGGAGCAGCGTCGCAAAAGTCTCTAACCGATCCATCGCTGCCTGATCTGCCCAACCCTCGACATAGGCGCGCGCCTGCTCTTCGGTTTCGATCAAGTTCCGATCACTCACGCGGCGCGCTGCCCTATGGTCTGACGGCGGCGCGCGTGAACCAGCAAAGCTGAAAGCGCGGCAGGTGTGATACCCGGGACCCGGCCAGCGGCAGCCAGAGTGGTTGGCGCAGCCGCACTCAACCTTTCAACCATCTCGTTCGAAAGGCCAGGTACAGCATCATAAGGAAAGTCGCTCGGAAGAGGCAATTCTTCGCTCGCACGCAGGTCACGCAGTTCTGCCTCCTGGCGCGCCAGATAGGGCTCATAGGACGAGTCCTCGACCATTTCCTCTGCGAGCAGAGGGTCGAGAGCATCAAGCCCGTCTAACCATGGCTTGAGATCGGCAAGTTCGACACCATCATGGCGTAGCCACTCGCTCAACGCCTTTTCCCCGCCATCACGGCGGATTGGCAACCCTTGATCACCCAACTCGCGGGAGTGAACTCTTCGAGCGAATGCGGATGTCAGTTCCTCGCGATCGACTTCGCGCTTTTCGAACCAATGCCGGCGAGCGTCTCCAATGCATCCAGCATCCAAGCCAAGCGGCGTCAGCCGAGTTGATGCGTTATTGGCTCGCAACCGCAGACGATACTCCGCCCTCGAGGTCAGCATGCGATAAGGCTCACTCACACCCTGCAGTGTGAGATCATCGATCATCACCGCGATGTAAGAGTTGGCTCGATCAAGCTGAGGTGCCTCGGTTCCTAAGGCCGCAGCTGCCGCCTCCAGACCTGCAACAAGGCCCTGCGCAGCCGCTTCCTCATAGCCCGTCGTGCCGTTGATCTGCCCAGCGCAATACAGTCCGGGGATTGCCCGCACCTGCAAATCAGGCGTCAGCGCGCGGGGATCGATGTGGTCGTACTCGACCGCATAGCCAGGCTCGACCACATTGACGTGCCCAAGACCGGGCATCGCGTGGAGCATTTCCACCTGGACATCGACCGGCAGCGATGTGCTGATGCCGTTGGGATAGACCAGATGCGTAGTCAGCCCCTCCGGCTCCAGGAAAACCTGATGTCCGTCGCGATCACCAAAGCGGTGGATCTTGTCTTCAATCGAGGGGCAATAGCGTGGCCCAGCAGCGTCGATCGCCCCGGAAAATAGCGGCGAGCGATGCAAGTTCGCCCGAATGGCATCATGGGCCGCGTGGGTCGTTCGCGTGATTGCACAGAACACCTGCGGATTGGCTCGCTTTCCAGTAAGAGGCGACATCGTCCATGCTTCGTTATCGGAATGCTGCTCGGGCAAAACGGCCCAATCAATCGTACCCCCATCAAGCCTTGGTGGAGTTCCGGTTTTGAGTCGAGCCATCGGCAATTCAGCGCCTCGCAGCTGTTCTGCCAAGCGCTTCGCAGCGTTTTCACCGATCCGACCACCCTCAAAGCGCTCTTCCCCGCGAAACAGCACGCCACCAAGAAATGTGCCGGTGCAGAGGATCACGCGCGAAGCGGAGAGAGCCGTGCCATCCGCAAGCTCCAGGCCAGCAACAACCTCACCATCGAGCAACAGGGCAGCAGCCTCGCCCTCAATGAGCGTCAGGTTCTTCTGCGCCCTCACCTGTTGCTGCACAGACGCCTTGAACAACACACGGTCAGCCTGAACACGAGGACCCCAGACAGCGCTACCCTTGGAACGGTTGAGCATCCGATAGTGGATTGCGCCGGCATCGGCGGCACGACCAAGGACACCGTCTAGCGCATCGACTTCGCGAACGAGATGCCCCTTACCCAGCCCACCGATTGCAGGATTGCAGCTCATCGCTCCAACAGCGTCGAGGTCGAAGCTCACCAGTCCTGTGCGAGCACCCATACGAGCCGCTGCGCAGGCTGCCTCAACACCGGCGTGCCCGCCACCAATCACAAGAACATCGAAGCTGTGCATGGCGCGCCAAATAGGGACTCGCGCCCTTCCCGTCAAAGCTGATTCCGCCGTGAAGAGTTTGAGTGTTCCACGTGAAACATCATCGACGACCGTTCACCGCTATTTGCCGATGCAGAAGCGTCCAAATAGTGCATCGAGCATGTCTTCGGTTGTCGCTCGCCCAATTAGCCGATCGAAAGCCAATCTGCCCCGGCGCAACTCTTCTCCGATGAGCAGCAGATCCGTCAGAGTTTTTGCCGCAGACAGCGCTTCAGCGACTTCAGCCAAACGCGAATGCTGCCGAGAATTCAACGCTGCTTCACCGGGTTTGGGCAACGCATCGCGTGCAGCATCCAGCAATCGTGACTTCAAATCAGCTATGCCTTCGCCGGTCCTTGCCGACAGCACAGCGACGGGCTCAGACTTTGCAACGTAGTCACCCGCATCACGGCGCGGGGCAATCTCCCACGCCCCAACCAGACCCTGCCCTTCGTCGCCCAGCCACAGAACCAGATCAGCCTTCGCCAATTCTCCCTTTGCGCGGTCGATACCCATTGCCTCGATGTCTTCAGCCGCGCTGTCGCGTAATCCTGCCGTATCAACGAACGAAAACGGCACACCCTTTATGGCAACCGAACGCTCAATAACATCCCGAGTTGTACCAGCAATCGGAGACGTGATTGCCGCTTCACTCTCAACCAAGGCATTGAATAGAGTGGATTTCCCCGAATTCGGAGGCCCCGCCAAGACCACACGAAAGCCCTCCCCCAGCTTTTCTGACCGCGGTCGATTAAGCCAACTTGATATCTCTTCTTCCAGGCGTTCAATGTTCCACGTGAAACCCTCGGGGAGCTCGGAAACATCATCCTCATCGGAAAAGTCGAGCGCCGCCTCAACCTGGGCCGAGAGACGCAGAACTTCCGATCTCCAACTTTCAAACTTCAAAGAGAGGGTGCCAGAAGCGCTCGCCACTGCGGCGGCTCTCTGCAGCTCAGTTTCCGCCGAGAGGAGATCGGCCAAACCCTCTGCTTCCGCCAAGTCGATCCGACCATTGGCAAACGCACGGCGTGTGAATTCGCCGGGTTCGGCGCCCTTCAAGCCATCAATGGCACTCAAGGCACGCTCAATCGCCGCGATAACCGCCCTACCCCCGTGGCAGTGCAATTCCGCAAGATCTTCGCCTGTCGCCGTATGCGGTCCGGGGAACCACAGGACCAGCGCCTCATCAAGCAAGGCACCATTCTCGTCTATCAATTTGGAAAGTGATGCTCGGCGTGGCTCAAACTCGCGACCGCAAAGCTCGTTCAGCGCCGCACCCGCCTTCGGACCCGAAATGCGAATCACAGCGATTGCAGCAGGTGGCGCGCCGCTTGAAATCGCAAAAATGGTGGCTTGGGTCATTTCTGGCCCCGTCAGATCAATCGGCGCGGGATCGATCAATCAGACGATTTATCGCTGTCGCTATTCGAGCGTGGCGAGCTGGCCCGCATTCCGCCTTCAACAAAGCTCTGGAACAGTTTCAAACCGACCTGCCCCATCGGCGCAAGTGCCTGCGCGTATTCTTGGAGTTGATCGGGGCTGTTCACGCCCTTCATCGCCTTCGCAATATTGTCGACATAGACGCTGTTTGCCTGGCTCACATCGGGCAGACCCATGAAGGTACGCGCTTCTTCAGGCGTGCATTCGATTTCAACGTTGATCTTCATGGCGTTTCCTCTCGTCCTGCATCGCGTAGCATGGTCCTCCTACCATTTGGGTGTGGAACGAGACCAAAGCAATGGATAGATGTCTTCCAACACCTATCACGACCCCAGGAGCGCAATGCGATGACCGAAACCGTCTCGATCCCAACCCTTGAGGGTGACGCCAGCTTTTCAGCCTATGTGGCTCATCCGCACGGCTCTCCCAAAGCCGCAATCATCGTGATTCAGGAGATTTTTGGGGTGAATCCCGGCATTCGGCAGAAGTGCGACAACCTCGCCGCAGAGGGATACCTTGCAGTCGCGCCCGACCTGTTCTGGCGGATAAAGCCCGGTATCCAACTCAATCCCGATATCGAACCGGAGTTCCAGCAAGCACTTGAATTCATGGGGCAGTTTGATCAAGACATCGGTATTCGCGATATCGAGGCGACAATTCATCACATCCGCCGCGAGCTCGGCGTCGCCAAGGTTGGATGCGTCGGATATTGCCTTGGAGGCAGGCTCGCCTTCATGACCGCTGCACGCACGGATATCGACGCATCGGTTGGCTATTATGGCGTCGGGATCGACGGGCTGCTTGGCGAGAAGCATGCCATCGCCCATCCGGTCGTCCTGCACATTCCGACCGAAGATGGGTTCGTCGACAAAGACACCCAAGCAACAATGCATGCAGGCCTTGACGATCATCCCAAGGTTACGCTGTTTGACTACGAAGGTCTGGACCATGGATTTGCCACCGAAGTCGGTAAGCGCCGCGACGAAGACGCCGCGCAATTGGCCGATAGCCGCACATCGGCCTTCTTTGCCGAAAACCTATCGTAAGGCATTGAAATGAAGATAGAAGATGTCCTCGCCCGCTGGTACCAAGTCGCCAGCAACGGCAGTAAAACTGACGAACTCAGATCTATCATGCACAAAGATGCCGTGTTCCATTCTCCTGTGGTTCACACGCCTCAGGTTGGCCAAGCAATCGTCGTCGCCTACCTGAGTGCAGCGGGGCAAACGCTCGGCAATGAAAGTTTTCGTTACGTCCGCGAAGTTGTGGGAGAGAACGCCGCCGTTTTGGAATTCACCACGGAGATGGATGGAATCCACGTCAATGGGATCGACATGATCACCTTTGATGATGATGGGTTGATCACCGATTTCAAAGTGATGGTGAGGCCGCTCAAAGCGGTGAACAAGGTGTGGGAAATGATGGCTGCACAGCTCGAAAAAGCTCAGTCAGGCTAGCCCCAGCTAATTCAACACCGCAAAATTCACAATCATCTTGCGGGTCTCGGAATCCAGTCCCTCGGGAAGCTCCGATTCCAGCGTATCCCTGCGGCTATCGACCGATTCCGCGATAAACATGCGCTTCATCGCCCACTCAGGGCAGGTGCGCTCTTCAATGGTCTTGCTGGAGAGCAATGAGACTCCTGAATGGCGCGGGTCGTTTCCAATCCGCAGCATCAGCGTCTTTAGCTCGCCCTCTTCCCCTTCAAGCAGCTGAAGGAAGTTCCGTCCGTTATAGAGCAGCAACCCGGTTATTCCGTTGGCCGGGTTATTCCGTGCGCTGGTGGCGAGAATTGATTCCACGTCGTCGCGCGAAAGGCTCGGAGCGGTGCTGATGTAGAGATATTGGCTAAGCATTTGCCCGGAGCCTTAACCCCGGGCACGCCGAATGCCAATCGCAAAGCTGCGGAGACGTCTGGCCTCCGGAGCTCGGCAATCGGATCACTGGTTCATGGTGTCGAAGAAGTCTTCGTTGGTCTTCGAATCTTTCATCTTGTCGAGCAGGAATTCCATCGCGTCTACGGTGCCCATCTGCATGAGAATACGGCGCAGGACCCACATCTTGGAGAGCTTGTCCTTCTCGACCAGAAGCTCTTCCTTACGCGTCCCGGACTTGCCGACATCGAGCGCGGGGAAGATGCGCTTGTCGGAAACCTTGCGATCGAGCACAATTTCCGAGTTGCCGGTACCCTTGAACTCTTCGAAGATAACTTCGTCCATTCGGCTACCTGTATCGATCAGCGCGGTCGCGATGATGGACAGCGAACCACCCTCTTCAATGTTACGTGCCGCGCCGAAGAAGCGCTTTGGACGTTGCAATGCGTTGGCATCGACACCGCCGGTGAGGACCTTGCCCGAACTCGGAACAACCGTGTTGTAGGCACGACCAAGACGGGTGATCGAATCGAGCAGGATCACCACATCATTCTTGTGCTCGACCAGACGTTTTGCCTTTTCAATCACCATTTCAGCAACTTGAACGTGACGATTGGCTGGCTCGTCAAAGGTTGAGGAGATCACCTCGCCCTTGACGCTGCGCTGCATATCGGTGACTTCCTCGGGTCGCTCATCCACCAGAAGAACCAGCAGGAACACCTCGGGATGGTTGTCGGTAATCGCCTTGGCGATGTTCTGCAGCAGCACCGTCTTACCAGTGCGCGGCGGCGCGACGATCAGTGCACGCTGGCCTTTGCCCTGCGGCGAGATGATATCGATCACCCGCGCAGACTTGTCCTTTACAGTCGGATCAAGCGTATCGAGATTCAGCTTCTGATCTGGATAGAGCGGCGTGAGGTTGTCGAAGTTGGTGCGCATCCGGACCGCATCGGGATCTTCAAAGTTGACTGTGGTCAACATCGTCAGCGCAAAGTAGCGCTCGCCATCCTTCGGAGCGCGAATTTCACCTTCCACCGTGTCGCCAGTGCGCAGACCCCATTTGCGGATCTGGTTGGGTGAGACATAGATATCGTCCGGCCCAGCGAGATAGTTCGCCTCGGGCGAGCGCAGGAAGCCGAAACCATCTTGCAGCACCTCGATGGTGCCGATCCCCATGATCTTTTCTTCATATTCTTCGTCTTCGGCCAGCTCTCGCAGGATGCTGAACAGCAGATCCTGGCGGCGCATGGTCGAGGCGCCTTCGACGCCCAGCTCTTCTGCCATTTTGACCAGTTCGGCCGGGGTTTTTTCTTTGAGGTCTTTAAGATGCATTGTGAATTAATTCCGTGAGTGTCGGAGTGGCCGGCAGGTCAGTACCTCTTTGGACGAGGCGCCCCTCTATATTTGACCATGATGGTCAGAGAGGCTGGGCTTGGAGAAAGCAGACAGACGGGGCAGGAATTGCGCCGTCAAACCGGATTTGAGGATCGCAAAATACGAGTCGCTGGCGGGAAGGTCAATGCGTGATCTGCCAGGTCCTGTAAAAACCAATTCAGAACGGTTTGAGATAGACCAATGCGACAATCAACACGAGCAGCAATCCGGGCACTTCACCGATCATGCGCAAGGTCTTCTCTGACAGCGGTCGCTCACCGCGCGCCATCTTCTTGGTCTGTGCCACCAGCCAGCCGTGATAGCCGCTCAGGATCAACACCAAGGTAAGTTTGGCGTGGAGCCACCCTGCCCCGCTGAAATAGCCACCCGGAATAGCGATCGCGAGACCGAACACCCATACCAGGATCAGACTGGGCGTAAGAATGATCTTGCGCAGCTTGCCCATCCGATCCGCCCATTTGGCCTCCCCCTCGGAACTTGGCGCATGATCGAGCATATAGATGCACTGGCGCGGAAGCATGAACAGCCCCGCAAGCCAGAACACCATGAAGATCACATGGCCGATCCGCAGCCAATCACTGATCGCAAGCAGAGCATCCATAATTCGCGCTACCTATCCTCTCAGCGCCGCCAGCAATTGTTCGACATGCTCGATCGGCGTGAATTGGCCAATTCCATGCCCAAGATTGAACACATGCGGCCGATCTTCAAAGGCATCGATAATGGCTCGAACTCGTTTCGCCAGCATCGGTCCGCCGGCCTCGACCAGCAAAGGATCGAGATTGCCTTGCACCGGCATGCCATCCGGCAGACTCGCATGGACCCAGGCCGGATCCAGCGTTTCATCCATCCCGATCGCATCAACTCCCGTTTCGCGGGCATATCCCGGCAGCTTGGCCCCTGCCCCCTTAGGAAACCCGATGACCGGCGTGTCCGGATGCGATTGCTTGATTTGCGCCGTGATGGCCGCGTTAGGCGCGACGACCCAGCGTTCGAACTCATCTGGAGCAAGACTGCCCGCCCAGCTATCAAACAATTGCACTGCTTCCGCACCTGCATCGATCTGTCCACGCAAGTATGTCACCGACACTTCGATAATCGCGTCGACAATTGCCTGCATCAGGCCAGGATCGCGATACGCGAGCAATCGGGCAGGCCCCTGATCCTTCGACCCTTGGCCAGCAATCATGTAGGTTGCGACCGTCCAGGGCGAGCCTGCAAAGCCCAGCATCGTCACATCATCGCTGATCTGAGAACGCGTCAGCCGCACGGTTTCGTAAATCGGATCGAACCGCTCATAGGCGGGCGTGAAGTCCGCCAGCGTTGTCTCGAGCAGCGTCGGGCTCAGCTTCGGACCCTCCCCTGCAAGAAATTCCAGCCCCTGTCCCATCGCATGCGGGACGATCAGGATATCGGAGAACAGGATTGCCCCGTCGAAGCCAAATCGCCTGATCGGCTGGATTGTGATCTCGGCAGCCGCTTCGCTGTCATAGACCAGTTCCAGAAATCCGCCCTTGTCGGCCCTTAACTCACGGTATTCAGGCAGATAGCGCCCAGCCTGACGCATGAGCCAGACGGGAGCAATATCGGGTTTGGCACCCTTCAGGCAATCGAGTAGCGGACCAGGCATGGCGTTCCTCTAATCAAATATTAATATTTTATAAAAGGTTTGATGGAGTCTGTTGGCCCTGTGGAAAGCGGGAATTCCCAGCTCCTGCCTGAATTCTCCCGACCTGAACACCCCCACACCTCTGTGCGAATCTGCGTAATCACGCGGTCAATCGGAATCTATCCCCATTGTCCCCAACCTGTCGAAATCTGTTGTCCCATGTAGAGAAATAACCCGCCTGAATGACTCGGAACGCGGATGAAAATGCATGCCCAGCTTGTCGACCGTTCTCTCCCGTGGTTTATGCCTGTGACTGTCCACAAGCCGAAGAAGTCGCGCCGAATCACCTCATGACACGCCTGAATCTTCACCTTGTTTCGGACTCTACCGGCGAAACGCTAGAGATGATTGCCAAGGCTGCGTTGGCGCAGTTCGACGATCCGGATGTCAGTCGGCACTTCTGGCCCATGGTACGCTCACTCCAGCATCTCGACCGCATTGTTCCCGATCTCGCCGACAATCCCGGTCTGGTTCTCTTCACTCTGGTGAATCCCGAGACTCGGGCAAGGCTGGAAGAACATTGCCGTCATCTCGGCCTGCCTGCAGTCCCAGTGCTCGATCAGGTGACAGCGGCGCTTGAAGCGCAATTGGGCGAGGAAGCGCATGGCCGACCTGGCCGGCAGCACTCGATGGACGCCGACTACTTTCGGCGCGTCGATGCGATCCAGTTCACAATCGCCCATGACGATGGGATCGCGCATGAGGATTGGGAGGAGGCCGACATTGTCCTCGCGGGCGTGTCGCGCAGTTCCAAAACACCGACCAGCATCTATCTTGCCAATCGCGGGTACAAGACAGCCAATATTCCGCTGGTGGTCGAAAGCCCTCCACCCAAGAGCCTGTTCGGTCTGCGCAACCCTTTGGTCGTTGGCCTCACCACGGCGCCCGAGCGGCTGGTCCAGATCCGGCGCAACCGGCTGCTATCGCTCAATGAAGGTACGGAGACGTCCTATGTCGACAATGAGCGCGTAAAGACCGAGCTGCAGTTTGCGCGCCGCATGTTCGCCGACAATGGCTGGCCGGTGATCGACGTCACTCGGCGTTCTATTGAAGAAAGCGCCGCTGCGATCATTCGGCTGGTGCAAGAGCGCAAACGGCGCGAAAAACCGGTCGACGGAGTGGCGAAACCGATATGAGCGCCGAGAAACTAATCCTCGCGTCGAAGTCCGCTTCGCGCCGCGCGATGCTTGATGCCGCCGGTGTTGAGTATGAAGCGATCCCGGCGGATATTGACGAGCGCGCTCTTGAGGATGGCCTGACCGGCGCGTCACCGCCCGAAATCGCCGAGGCGTTGAGT
It contains:
- a CDS encoding DUF6489 family protein; this encodes MKINVEIECTPEEARTFMGLPDVSQANSVYVDNIAKAMKGVNSPDQLQEYAQALAPMGQVGLKLFQSFVEGGMRASSPRSNSDSDKSSD
- the hemE gene encoding uroporphyrinogen decarboxylase, which produces MPGPLLDCLKGAKPDIAPVWLMRQAGRYLPEYRELRADKGGFLELVYDSEAAAEITIQPIRRFGFDGAILFSDILIVPHAMGQGLEFLAGEGPKLSPTLLETTLADFTPAYERFDPIYETVRLTRSQISDDVTMLGFAGSPWTVATYMIAGQGSKDQGPARLLAYRDPGLMQAIVDAIIEVSVTYLRGQIDAGAEAVQLFDSWAGSLAPDEFERWVVAPNAAITAQIKQSHPDTPVIGFPKGAGAKLPGYARETGVDAIGMDETLDPAWVHASLPDGMPVQGNLDPLLVEAGGPMLAKRVRAIIDAFEDRPHVFNLGHGIGQFTPIEHVEQLLAALRG
- the mnmG gene encoding tRNA uridine-5-carboxymethylaminomethyl(34) synthesis enzyme MnmG codes for the protein MHSFDVLVIGGGHAGVEAACAAARMGARTGLVSFDLDAVGAMSCNPAIGGLGKGHLVREVDALDGVLGRAADAGAIHYRMLNRSKGSAVWGPRVQADRVLFKASVQQQVRAQKNLTLIEGEAAALLLDGEVVAGLELADGTALSASRVILCTGTFLGGVLFRGEERFEGGRIGENAAKRLAEQLRGAELPMARLKTGTPPRLDGGTIDWAVLPEQHSDNEAWTMSPLTGKRANPQVFCAITRTTHAAHDAIRANLHRSPLFSGAIDAAGPRYCPSIEDKIHRFGDRDGHQVFLEPEGLTTHLVYPNGISTSLPVDVQVEMLHAMPGLGHVNVVEPGYAVEYDHIDPRALTPDLQVRAIPGLYCAGQINGTTGYEEAAAQGLVAGLEAAAAALGTEAPQLDRANSYIAVMIDDLTLQGVSEPYRMLTSRAEYRLRLRANNASTRLTPLGLDAGCIGDARRHWFEKREVDREELTSAFARRVHSRELGDQGLPIRRDGGEKALSEWLRHDGVELADLKPWLDGLDALDPLLAEEMVEDSSYEPYLARQEAELRDLRASEELPLPSDFPYDAVPGLSNEMVERLSAAAPTTLAAAGRVPGITPAALSALLVHARRRQTIGQRAA
- the mnmE gene encoding tRNA uridine-5-carboxymethylaminomethyl(34) synthesis GTPase MnmE; the encoded protein is MTQATIFAISSGAPPAAIAVIRISGPKAGAALNELCGREFEPRRASLSKLIDENGALLDEALVLWFPGPHTATGEDLAELHCHGGRAVIAAIERALSAIDGLKGAEPGEFTRRAFANGRIDLAEAEGLADLLSAETELQRAAAVASASGTLSLKFESWRSEVLRLSAQVEAALDFSDEDDVSELPEGFTWNIERLEEEISSWLNRPRSEKLGEGFRVVLAGPPNSGKSTLFNALVESEAAITSPIAGTTRDVIERSVAIKGVPFSFVDTAGLRDSAAEDIEAMGIDRAKGELAKADLVLWLGDEGQGLVGAWEIAPRRDAGDYVAKSEPVAVLSARTGEGIADLKSRLLDAARDALPKPGEAALNSRQHSRLAEVAEALSAAKTLTDLLLIGEELRRGRLAFDRLIGRATTEDMLDALFGRFCIGK
- a CDS encoding CopD family protein — its product is MDALLAISDWLRIGHVIFMVFWLAGLFMLPRQCIYMLDHAPSSEGEAKWADRMGKLRKIILTPSLILVWVFGLAIAIPGGYFSGAGWLHAKLTLVLILSGYHGWLVAQTKKMARGERPLSEKTLRMIGEVPGLLLVLIVALVYLKPF
- a CDS encoding dienelactone hydrolase family protein, with amino-acid sequence MTETVSIPTLEGDASFSAYVAHPHGSPKAAIIVIQEIFGVNPGIRQKCDNLAAEGYLAVAPDLFWRIKPGIQLNPDIEPEFQQALEFMGQFDQDIGIRDIEATIHHIRRELGVAKVGCVGYCLGGRLAFMTAARTDIDASVGYYGVGIDGLLGEKHAIAHPVVLHIPTEDGFVDKDTQATMHAGLDDHPKVTLFDYEGLDHGFATEVGKRRDEDAAQLADSRTSAFFAENLS
- a CDS encoding nuclear transport factor 2 family protein is translated as MKIEDVLARWYQVASNGSKTDELRSIMHKDAVFHSPVVHTPQVGQAIVVAYLSAAGQTLGNESFRYVREVVGENAAVLEFTTEMDGIHVNGIDMITFDDDGLITDFKVMVRPLKAVNKVWEMMAAQLEKAQSG
- the rho gene encoding transcription termination factor Rho codes for the protein MHLKDLKEKTPAELVKMAEELGVEGASTMRRQDLLFSILRELAEDEEYEEKIMGIGTIEVLQDGFGFLRSPEANYLAGPDDIYVSPNQIRKWGLRTGDTVEGEIRAPKDGERYFALTMLTTVNFEDPDAVRMRTNFDNLTPLYPDQKLNLDTLDPTVKDKSARVIDIISPQGKGQRALIVAPPRTGKTVLLQNIAKAITDNHPEVFLLVLLVDERPEEVTDMQRSVKGEVISSTFDEPANRHVQVAEMVIEKAKRLVEHKNDVVILLDSITRLGRAYNTVVPSSGKVLTGGVDANALQRPKRFFGAARNIEEGGSLSIIATALIDTGSRMDEVIFEEFKGTGNSEIVLDRKVSDKRIFPALDVGKSGTRKEELLVEKDKLSKMWVLRRILMQMGTVDAMEFLLDKMKDSKTNEDFFDTMNQ
- a CDS encoding BLUF domain-containing protein — protein: MLSQYLYISTAPSLSRDDVESILATSARNNPANGITGLLLYNGRNFLQLLEGEEGELKTLMLRIGNDPRHSGVSLLSSKTIEERTCPEWAMKRMFIAESVDSRRDTLESELPEGLDSETRKMIVNFAVLN
- a CDS encoding pyruvate, water dikinase regulatory protein, with product MTRLNLHLVSDSTGETLEMIAKAALAQFDDPDVSRHFWPMVRSLQHLDRIVPDLADNPGLVLFTLVNPETRARLEEHCRHLGLPAVPVLDQVTAALEAQLGEEAHGRPGRQHSMDADYFRRVDAIQFTIAHDDGIAHEDWEEADIVLAGVSRSSKTPTSIYLANRGYKTANIPLVVESPPPKSLFGLRNPLVVGLTTAPERLVQIRRNRLLSLNEGTETSYVDNERVKTELQFARRMFADNGWPVIDVTRRSIEESAAAIIRLVQERKRREKPVDGVAKPI
- the rsmG gene encoding 16S rRNA (guanine(527)-N(7))-methyltransferase RsmG — translated: MIETEEQARAYVEGWADQAAMDRLETFATLLLAENQKQNLISKPSQAQIWQRHIADSAQLLEHVPRGTPANTSGPWLDLGTGAGFPGIVIAILRPDIPTVLLESRARRVEFLQHSVDQLGLNNCRVIGERLEKVKPFESWVISARAFAPLEKLLRLSAPFSTKETRYVLPKGRSAKHEWKQLKPSIRTMFHVEQSLTDDEAGIIVRA